The sequence below is a genomic window from Halosolutus gelatinilyticus.
AGGTCCTCCTGGTCGACGACGGCTCGCACGGGTGGACGCTGGTCGCCGCTCCCGTCGAGTCCGGCGACGACTGGGTCGCGACCGGTCGTCGCGCGGTCGAAACCCTGATCGGAATCGACGTCGAACTCGATCGGCCGGAACGCCTCCGCCGCGTCGATTTCCACCCGGCCGACGACCCCGATCGGCGGACCACCATGTACAACGTCGTCTTTCGAGCGACGTCCGTGGCGAGGAGACCGGTCCCCGACGACGGCCCGGGGGCCGATCGGCCGGAGATCGGATGGTTCGATCGCGTTCCGGCGGATCAAGAAGGCGGCGTCGCGGACGATATTCGGCTATTCGTCGACAGCGACCGAGAACGGTAATCGCGGACTCGTCACCGCCGCATCAGATCCGAGATCCGATCGGTGATCCCGGCGTCTGCGCCGAGTTTCAGGTAGTAGGCGTCGCCGCCGTCCTCGTAGTAGCCGTCGATTCTGCGTTTGATCTCGAACCCGAGGCGTTCGTAGAACTGGAGGGCGTTCTCGTTGCTCGTCCGTGCGTGACACGTGACGGTGTCGTGTTCTTCGACGACGCGGGCGACGAGGCGCTTTCCGATCCCCTCGCCGCGACAGTCGGGCGAGACGGCCAGAAAGAGAATGTACCCGTCCCGTCGCACGGCCGCGAACCCCACGAGATCGGCATCCCGGACGTAACAGTGAACCTTCGAGCGGCGATAGGCGTCGGTAAAGAAATCGTACCGCTGCTTGAGGACGCCTTCTTCCCGGTTTATCCGCTCTTTGAGCTCCCACGCTTCGTCGACGAAGTCGTCACTGCCCGGGGTGACGACGCGACTGTCGATGTTGACGCTCACTACCATAGCCTACCATCGTCGCCAATATAATTCCACCGGCAGTTTCGACCCCGTAACGCGGGAGGGAACCCCTACGCAGTCTGTGATTCACCGCGGCCGGCACCGGCGCGAACGGTCCGAACCCGGAACCGTCGCGGAACCGACGGGCATACCTCGATTCGGCGCCACCGATCGAGCAGATGGGCTTCGAACTGCGAGCGCACACGGCGGACGTCGCGGTCGCGGCGACCGGCGAGTCGGTGTCCGACGTTTTCGCCGCCGTCGCGGACGGCCTCGCCGCCGCGACGTGCGACGAGATCCCGCCCGAACCGGACGATCGGTTCTCGGTCTCGGTTCGGGCAGAGAGCCGCGAGGCGTTACTGTTCGATTACCTCGACGAACTGGTCTACCTCCGGGACGTCAGGGGCGAGCTCCCGGTCGACAACCGCGTCGAGTCGATCGACGGCCCCGCGGCTGACGGCGATCGGACCGACGCCGACGAGTGGGTCCTCGAAGCCAGCGCCCGCGGCGTCCCGCTGGCGGCGGTCGACGCTCGCGAGGTGAAGGCTGTGACCTACTCCGAGATGCGTCTCGAGCGCGTCGACGGCGGGTGGGAGGCCTACGTCGTCTTCGACGTGTGATCGCCGCTCTGCCGGTCGGTCCCCGTGGCGCTCGCGATCGATCGGTGCTGTGGGCGATGGTGAGCGTGACTGGCGAGGGCGGATCGAGAGACGAACACCTTTCATCGTCGCGATCCCACGTTCACACATGAGCGAAGCCACGTTCGACGCGGACGGAATCACGCTCGAACAGGTGCGGGAGTACGTCTGGGAGATCCCCCAGGAGGACGGGATGCGCGCGCCGGCGCGGGTGCTGGCGAGCGAAGCGCTGCTCGAGCAGATCCAGGACGACAAGACGCTCGAGCAGATCAAAAACACGACCCACTTGCCGGGAATCACGAACTACGCGATCTGCATGCCCGACGGCCACCAGGGCTACGGCTTTCCTGTCGGCGGCGTCGGCGCGTTGGATGCCGAGAACGGCTGTATCTCGCCGGGAGCGGTCGGCTACGACATCAACTGCGGCGTCCGGATGATGCGGACGAACCTCACCTACGACGAGCTTCAGGGCCGGGAGGAGGAACTCGTCGACTCGCTGTTCGCGAACGTCCCCTCGGGACTGGGTGGGGGCGGCATCGTCGAGGCCGGCGTCGACGCCGTCGACGAGATCCTCGCCCGTGGGGTCGACTGGGCCCTCGAGAACGGCCACGCCGTCGAGGAGGACCTGTTGCACTGCGAGGACGAGGGGATGCGAGCGGGCGCCGACCCCTCGAAGGTGAGCCAGAAGGCCAAGGATCGCGGGAAGAACCAGATCGGCTCGCTCGGCTCGGGCAACCACTTCCTCGAAGTCCAGCGCGTGACGGACGTCTTCGACGACGAGGTCGGCGAGGCGTTCGGACTCGAGGAAGACCGAATCGTCATCCTGATCCACTGCGGCTCTCGCGGGCTGGGCCACCAGACGTGCAACGACTACCTGCGGAAGATCGAACAGCAACACCAGGGCCTGCTGAACCAGCTTCCGGACAAGGAGCTCGCGGCCGCGCCAGCCGGTTCGCAACTCGCCGAGGACTACTACGGCGCGATGAACGCCGCGATCAACTTCGCGTGGGTCAACCGCCAGCTGATCATGCACCGCACCCGACAGGTGTTCGAGCGGGTGTTCGATCGGTCCTGGGAGGAGATGGACATGCACCTCCTGTACGACGTGGCCCACAACATCGCGAAGAAAGAGGCACATACCGTCGACGGCGAGGAGCGCGAACTCTACGTCCACCGGAAGGGAGCTACGCGAGCGTTTCCGGCGGGCCATCCGGAGGTGCCGAAGGCCTACCGCGACGTCGGCCAGCCCGTGATCATCCCCGGCAGCATGGGCGCCGGCAGCTACGTGTTGCGCGGCGGCGAGAATTCGATGAACCTCACGTTCGGCTCGACGGCCCACGGCGCGGGTCGGCTGATGAGCCGCACGCAAGCGAAAAACGAGTACTGGGGCGGCGACGTCCAACAGCAGCTCCAGGAACAGGATCGGATCTACGTGAAGGCCCAGTCGGGCGCGACGGTCGCAGAGGAGGCGCCGGGGGTGTACAAAGACGTCGACGAAGTCGTCCGCGTCTCGGACGAACTCGGCATCGGCGACAAGGTGGCGCGGACGTTCCCGGTGTGTAACATCAAGGGCTGATCGGGAACTGACCGTTCGATTTCCCGAACGGGCCCGATCAGTCCAGGTCACCGGCACCAGCGGGAGGATACCGCAGTTTTCACGGAAAATTCGAGTACGCGCACTAGTACCGACGACGGACGTCGCTATCTGTCGAAGTCGCTTCGTGACGTGGTCAACTCATCGACCGCGACGATCGCCCGCCCTTCACCGGTTCCGGACATCTGCTCGAGGTGCTGACCGATGGGGAGCGTACCGTTGAATTAGCCGGGGCTAATTATTATGTTTGACTGTAGAAAAAGTATTTGGTCTGGCGAATTCGAGTGTGTTGTATGGCGAGCGTAATTCTCCCGACGGTTCGAAGGACATCGGCGATGGATTCCATTGTTGCTGGTCTTCGGGATACGGATGAACTATTCATCGTCTGTGATTCCGAGGACGATCCGATATGGACCGCCGCTCCGCCAGAGGCAGAAGTGATCGTCGCGGGGGACCCTGTCGGGTGTTCGGGGAAGGCGCACGCGCTTGCAACGGGTATGGAGCGGGCGACGAGCGAGATCATCGTCTGGTCCGATGACGATGTGGACCGCGACGACGATGGTGAGTGGCTCGAGCGACTAGTGGAACACGCGCGCAGAGACGGTGCAGCGACCGAAGTGCCGGTGTTCGTCGGGGATGGATTCTGGCCGCTTCTCGAGCCTGTGTTCGTGCTAACTGTGACGTATGACGTGCTCTCCGGGAGTCACGTCTGGGGTGGCGGTGTCGCGTTCGACCGGAATGTGATGGACGAGGAGCAGTTCCTCCGAAAATTGCGTAGTACCGTCGGTGACGACTACCTGCTCAGCGAATACCTCGACGATCCGTGGATCGATCGGGGCCACATTCGACGAGTCGAGGTATCGGGAACGCTTCGAGAGATCTACCATCGAGTGGTACGGTGGATCAAACCCGGGTACGTGTACCATCCCCTGGCGTTCACCGCGGGGATCGGCGTCTTTCTCGCGCTCGCCCTCGGTGCAGTCGTCTTCCCGCTGGCAGGGATCTCGATTACCACGCTCGTCGGGTTCTGGACGTATCGCGCGGCGAAAATCCGCCGCCCGTCCGTTTTCCTTTCGTACCCGTCGTTCATTCTATTGCCCATCCTCCTCGTGTTAGGTGCTGTTGCGCCGACGTTTCGATGGGGGAATCGAGAATACAGATGGCAGGGGAAGTTCGACGTTACGGTGTACTCGTGAGCGATACGGAACCGAGCCAAGGGCCGCGTCGTTGCCGGTAGATACGCACACCGATCCACCGACTGGTTCATCCCAGGCGGTGACCAACTGAGGTTTCAACGGCACTGTCGCATCGGAAATCGAATCGACCGCCTCCAGTGAAACGGAGTACGACGGCTATTCCGATCGGATCGAACTCGAAGAATTGGTCTGCTCATCGCCGCGTCCGATCGTCACTTCAACCGAAACGGATTGTCCTCGTCCTCGCCGTCCTCCTCGTCGCTCTCGTACGGTTTTCGCGCCGTGATCGTCACCGTCGCCTCGGGATCGTCCTCGTCGGCCCACGGGCTGTCGTACGCCGACAACTCGACGTCGGTCACGTCCCACCCTTCCTCCTCGACGAGTTCGACGAGTCGACGCTGATCTGCGAGCATATCGTCGTCCATATCCGCCGGTTCGTGATTGACGTGGGTAGGTGTTGTGCCCGCGGGTGCGATCTACGATCGATCTCCGTCCTGTCCACCGAGTTCGATCGCCTCCCCGACGAGCGCGCGGTGGGCCCGCCGGAGCCGTTCTGAGAGCGCCTGGTGGGAGATACCGAGTTCGTCGGCCAGCTCCTCCATATCAACGTTGCGAGGAATCTCGTAGTAACCTCGCTCGAGCGCCTGGACCAGCGTCTCGTACTGGGCGCTGGTCAACCCGTACCGGCCCTGGTGGGTCTCGTCGAGCTGGTGGATCTTCTCGACGTCGATCGAAATCCCCCGATCGGTCGCGAACTCGTAGGTGCGCGAGAGCGCGTCCCGTTCCGGGAAGAGGACGCGAAAGCGCCACCGTTTGTACTCGTCCTCGACCGTCGCGTCGAGTATCGTCGCCTTCTCTTCGGTCAGCATGTGGATCACGACGGTGACGTCGTCGATCCAGTTCATCCGGTACAGTCGCTCGTTTCCGAGGTCCGTCAGCAGTTCGGCCTCGTCGACCGTCGGATCGTCCCCGATCGCGTCGTCGACGGCCCCCAGCGTCGACTCGTCGGCGGCGAACCAGACGTAGGGCATGACGTACTCCGGATCGTACGCGACGACGCGTTCGATCTCGATGTCGACCCCCGACGACGCCTCGAGCGTTCGCCGAAGGGCGAACTCCTCGGCGGGGATCGTGAGTTCGGCGATCGTACTCATGGCGGATACTCGCACAACGCCCAGGACCAAGAGTGATACACTCGTCCCGTCTGCCGCCGTCGTCCAGGTCTCGGTTCCGCCGATCGGATCGGCGGGTGCGACCCGATCGACGACCGCTCGGCACCCGGCGCGATCGGCCGTGCGAGCGGCCCGAAAGACGCG
It includes:
- a CDS encoding NUDIX hydrolase, which codes for MDSLFDPERLLDRENVDVREETRNVTRSEFETVRETVDSHVAVGVTNDEGEVLLVDDGSHGWTLVAAPVESGDDWVATGRRAVETLIGIDVELDRPERLRRVDFHPADDPDRRTTMYNVVFRATSVARRPVPDDGPGADRPEIGWFDRVPADQEGGVADDIRLFVDSDRER
- a CDS encoding GNAT family N-acetyltransferase, with the protein product MSVNIDSRVVTPGSDDFVDEAWELKERINREEGVLKQRYDFFTDAYRRSKVHCYVRDADLVGFAAVRRDGYILFLAVSPDCRGEGIGKRLVARVVEEHDTVTCHARTSNENALQFYERLGFEIKRRIDGYYEDGGDAYYLKLGADAGITDRISDLMRR
- a CDS encoding archease encodes the protein MGFELRAHTADVAVAATGESVSDVFAAVADGLAAATCDEIPPEPDDRFSVSVRAESREALLFDYLDELVYLRDVRGELPVDNRVESIDGPAADGDRTDADEWVLEASARGVPLAAVDAREVKAVTYSEMRLERVDGGWEAYVVFDV
- a CDS encoding RtcB family protein, encoding MSEATFDADGITLEQVREYVWEIPQEDGMRAPARVLASEALLEQIQDDKTLEQIKNTTHLPGITNYAICMPDGHQGYGFPVGGVGALDAENGCISPGAVGYDINCGVRMMRTNLTYDELQGREEELVDSLFANVPSGLGGGGIVEAGVDAVDEILARGVDWALENGHAVEEDLLHCEDEGMRAGADPSKVSQKAKDRGKNQIGSLGSGNHFLEVQRVTDVFDDEVGEAFGLEEDRIVILIHCGSRGLGHQTCNDYLRKIEQQHQGLLNQLPDKELAAAPAGSQLAEDYYGAMNAAINFAWVNRQLIMHRTRQVFERVFDRSWEEMDMHLLYDVAHNIAKKEAHTVDGEERELYVHRKGATRAFPAGHPEVPKAYRDVGQPVIIPGSMGAGSYVLRGGENSMNLTFGSTAHGAGRLMSRTQAKNEYWGGDVQQQLQEQDRIYVKAQSGATVAEEAPGVYKDVDEVVRVSDELGIGDKVARTFPVCNIKG
- a CDS encoding glycosyltransferase, with product MASVILPTVRRTSAMDSIVAGLRDTDELFIVCDSEDDPIWTAAPPEAEVIVAGDPVGCSGKAHALATGMERATSEIIVWSDDDVDRDDDGEWLERLVEHARRDGAATEVPVFVGDGFWPLLEPVFVLTVTYDVLSGSHVWGGGVAFDRNVMDEEQFLRKLRSTVGDDYLLSEYLDDPWIDRGHIRRVEVSGTLREIYHRVVRWIKPGYVYHPLAFTAGIGVFLALALGAVVFPLAGISITTLVGFWTYRAAKIRRPSVFLSYPSFILLPILLVLGAVAPTFRWGNREYRWQGKFDVTVYS
- a CDS encoding helix-turn-helix domain-containing protein, with protein sequence MSTIAELTIPAEEFALRRTLEASSGVDIEIERVVAYDPEYVMPYVWFAADESTLGAVDDAIGDDPTVDEAELLTDLGNERLYRMNWIDDVTVVIHMLTEEKATILDATVEDEYKRWRFRVLFPERDALSRTYEFATDRGISIDVEKIHQLDETHQGRYGLTSAQYETLVQALERGYYEIPRNVDMEELADELGISHQALSERLRRAHRALVGEAIELGGQDGDRS